In Numidum massiliense, a single genomic region encodes these proteins:
- a CDS encoding N-acetylglucosamine kinase: MTIYIGIDGGGTKTAAVAADAEGNILGEALAGSSNLNGTSEAHVLKTFHTIKAQLAPHVQSWRDSVIFAGVAGTSHSAQAEKVHACLREAFGKEPRLTLDHDGMNALGSVTFGGPGVVQIAGTGAITFGIGKKGERCRVGGWGYLLGDEGSGFQLGRRALVQVMKAYDGRGPATALTELALSKWQVSSPADLIPKLYGSAFKETIASFTYELFQAHADGDRVAAEVVAEAADELALAIHTALTKLDLTGDAPRVGLIGGAFQPALQQLLAQKMAQSFAVAPKFIRPQVEPVIGALAWAYTQAGLAPQQLLQKSFA, encoded by the coding sequence GTGACGATCTACATTGGGATTGACGGTGGCGGGACGAAGACGGCGGCAGTCGCCGCCGATGCAGAGGGCAATATTCTCGGGGAGGCGCTCGCAGGATCTTCCAACTTGAACGGGACGAGTGAGGCACACGTGCTAAAGACGTTTCACACGATAAAGGCACAACTTGCCCCACACGTTCAAAGCTGGCGTGACAGCGTCATTTTTGCGGGGGTTGCGGGGACGAGTCACTCGGCGCAAGCGGAAAAAGTACACGCTTGTTTGCGCGAGGCCTTCGGGAAGGAGCCGCGCCTGACGTTAGACCACGACGGGATGAACGCGTTAGGTTCGGTGACGTTTGGCGGGCCGGGTGTCGTGCAAATCGCGGGGACGGGTGCAATTACGTTCGGCATCGGCAAGAAGGGTGAACGGTGTCGCGTCGGTGGCTGGGGCTATTTGTTAGGGGATGAGGGGAGCGGCTTCCAACTCGGGCGGCGCGCGCTGGTCCAAGTGATGAAGGCTTACGACGGGCGCGGGCCAGCGACTGCTTTAACCGAGTTGGCGCTAAGTAAGTGGCAAGTTTCTTCACCGGCCGATCTCATTCCAAAATTGTACGGAAGTGCGTTTAAAGAGACGATCGCTTCGTTTACGTATGAGCTGTTCCAAGCGCACGCTGACGGTGACCGCGTCGCGGCGGAGGTTGTAGCCGAGGCGGCCGACGAGTTAGCCCTCGCCATTCATACCGCGCTTACGAAACTCGACCTCACGGGCGATGCGCCGCGCGTCGGGTTAATCGGCGGGGCGTTCCAACCGGCACTGCAGCAATTGTTGGCGCAAAAAATGGCGCAGTCGTTCGCCGTTGCGCCTAAGTTTATCCGTCCGCAGGTCGAACCGGTGATCGGGGCGCTCGCTTGGGCGTACACACAAGCCGGCCTCGCCCCGCAGCAGTTGTTGCAAAAGTCGTTCGCGTGA
- a CDS encoding methylenetetrahydrofolate reductase translates to MSIHVHGLREKLRYGKFVVTAEVEPPKGSNPQSTLDSASRIRPWVDAFNIADSPMATMRMNPFALGHILQENLGVEVIPHVTCRDRNVIGMQAELLGAAALGLRNFLSLTGDDCRRGDHPDAKGVFEVDTVGLISLAQQLKLGKDKTGHPLSSIPDFFIGAAANPGSDDLPREVARLKKK, encoded by the coding sequence ATGAGTATTCACGTGCACGGATTGCGCGAGAAGCTTAGGTATGGAAAATTTGTCGTCACGGCGGAGGTGGAGCCGCCGAAAGGGAGTAACCCGCAGTCGACGTTAGACAGTGCGAGCCGCATCCGGCCGTGGGTCGATGCGTTCAACATTGCAGACAGTCCGATGGCGACGATGCGGATGAATCCGTTCGCCCTCGGTCACATTTTGCAAGAAAATCTCGGGGTAGAAGTCATTCCGCACGTTACGTGCCGGGATCGCAACGTGATCGGGATGCAAGCGGAGCTGTTAGGGGCGGCTGCCCTCGGCTTGCGCAACTTTTTGTCACTGACTGGCGACGACTGCCGACGCGGGGATCACCCCGATGCAAAAGGAGTGTTCGAAGTGGACACGGTCGGTCTCATCAGCCTCGCGCAGCAGTTAAAACTCGGCAAAGACAAGACAGGTCACCCATTAAGCAGTATTCCCGATTTCTTCATCGGTGCGGCGGCGAATCCCGGCAGTGACGACTTGCCGCGCGAAGTGGCGCGTTTGAAGAAAAAGTAG
- the metE gene encoding 5-methyltetrahydropteroyltriglutamate--homocysteine S-methyltransferase: protein MSNNVITSNIGYPRFGKKRELKKVLEAYWSKKIDEETFTAKVRQLQLELLKTQQEKGVDLIPVGDFSLYDHVLDHAIMFGLIPDRFKDVIDDPLSLDTYFALARGKAGRPACEMTKWFDTNYHYIVPEFTGFTVTDPAGTTGADGTSRGKTGVQSRKVAGTRSGEVASVGVISTEEEASSQGTNVGDAIPEITTSAVTGSTVTEGLRLLENKPLKAYQFAKEQLGIDGKPVLLGPYTFLKLAKGYRPEQFPVLLARLTELYREVILQLQAAGARWIQLDEPAFVLSDVAQHVPLIHTCYEQLVAGVSGSKLLIQTYFDGLTAYRELVTLPVHGFGLDFVRNGRNLSQLKQYGFPQEKVLAAGVVNGRNIWKSDLVQTRALIDEVQNVSGAKQVWLQPSASLLHLPHTVSSEDQLPTVLQGGLSFAEERLDELCLLRTACNEGLQTVVSEFRQNSEALSALKQSAVRNDDAVKARLAAVGDDDFRRASAYGERVKKQRANTPLPLLPTTTIGSFPQTQDVRTQRRRWKKGELDDVAYRAYIRQQIADCIAFQERAGLDVLVHGEFERNDMVEFFGEKLVGFAFTKNGWVQSYGSRGVKPPIIYGDVSRPEPLTVEETVYAQSLTERPVKGMLTGPVTILNWSFAREDISRQDIAFQIALALRDEVLDLERHGLKIIQIDEPAFREGLPLKEEDQQQYTEWAVNAFRLASSAVKDETQIHTHMCYSEFAETIAAIDALQADVISIEASRSHGELIATFEQYDYPRQIGLGVYDIHSPQVPAQEEIVQTILRSIRVIASEQFWVNPDCGLKTRREEEVVPALENLVKATRRVRQKLGLEQNEIPIGGR, encoded by the coding sequence ATGTCCAACAACGTCATTACGAGCAATATCGGTTATCCGCGCTTCGGGAAAAAGCGCGAGCTTAAGAAGGTGCTGGAAGCTTATTGGAGTAAGAAAATCGACGAGGAAACGTTTACGGCCAAAGTGCGTCAATTGCAGCTCGAACTGTTGAAGACGCAGCAGGAAAAAGGGGTGGATCTCATCCCTGTCGGCGATTTTTCCCTGTACGATCACGTGCTCGACCACGCGATCATGTTCGGCCTCATCCCGGATCGGTTCAAAGACGTGATCGACGACCCGCTTTCCCTCGACACGTATTTTGCCTTAGCGCGGGGCAAGGCGGGACGTCCCGCGTGCGAGATGACGAAATGGTTTGACACGAACTACCATTACATTGTCCCGGAGTTTACCGGTTTCACAGTAACAGATCCGGCTGGAACGACAGGTGCTGATGGAACGAGCAGGGGGAAAACGGGGGTACAAAGTAGGAAGGTAGCGGGTACGAGAAGTGGGGAGGTAGCGAGTGTAGGAGTAATTAGTACGGAAGAAGAAGCAAGTTCGCAGGGGACAAATGTGGGAGACGCGATTCCGGAGATTACAACTTCTGCGGTAACGGGTTCAACGGTTACGGAAGGGCTGCGGCTACTCGAGAACAAACCGCTTAAGGCGTATCAATTCGCCAAAGAACAGTTAGGCATCGACGGTAAGCCCGTGCTACTCGGGCCATACACCTTCCTCAAGTTGGCTAAAGGATACCGTCCAGAACAGTTTCCGGTGTTGTTAGCCCGGTTAACCGAACTGTACCGCGAGGTCATCCTACAGTTGCAGGCGGCAGGCGCGCGCTGGATCCAGCTCGACGAGCCGGCGTTCGTCCTAAGTGACGTCGCGCAGCATGTTCCGCTTATTCACACCTGTTATGAACAACTCGTCGCAGGGGTTAGCGGGAGCAAGCTACTCATTCAGACATATTTTGACGGACTAACCGCTTACCGCGAGCTCGTGACGTTGCCGGTCCACGGCTTCGGGTTAGACTTTGTGCGCAACGGGCGCAACCTCTCGCAACTGAAGCAATACGGTTTTCCGCAAGAGAAAGTGTTAGCCGCCGGAGTCGTCAACGGGCGCAACATTTGGAAGAGCGACCTCGTCCAGACGCGGGCCTTAATTGACGAAGTGCAAAACGTGAGCGGTGCGAAGCAAGTATGGCTGCAACCGTCAGCTAGTTTACTGCACTTACCGCATACCGTATCGAGTGAAGATCAGTTACCTACCGTGTTGCAGGGCGGTTTGAGTTTTGCAGAGGAGCGGTTAGACGAATTGTGCCTCCTCCGGACGGCGTGTAACGAGGGATTACAAACTGTCGTAAGCGAATTTAGGCAAAACAGTGAGGCGTTATCTGCCCTGAAGCAGTCGGCGGTTCGCAATGACGACGCAGTGAAAGCGCGCCTTGCGGCAGTTGGTGACGACGACTTCCGACGGGCGTCGGCGTACGGCGAGCGGGTGAAAAAGCAGCGGGCAAACACACCGTTACCGCTACTGCCGACGACGACGATCGGTAGCTTTCCGCAAACGCAAGACGTGCGGACACAGCGTCGCCGCTGGAAAAAAGGAGAACTGGACGACGTGGCTTACCGCGCGTACATTCGGCAGCAAATCGCTGACTGTATTGCCTTTCAAGAACGCGCCGGACTCGATGTCCTCGTGCACGGCGAGTTTGAACGCAACGACATGGTCGAGTTTTTCGGGGAGAAACTAGTCGGGTTTGCGTTTACGAAAAACGGTTGGGTACAGTCTTACGGGTCGCGCGGGGTGAAGCCGCCGATTATTTACGGCGATGTGTCGCGTCCGGAACCGCTAACGGTCGAGGAGACAGTGTACGCCCAGTCGCTCACTGAGCGTCCTGTAAAAGGGATGCTCACCGGACCGGTGACGATTTTGAACTGGTCGTTTGCGCGCGAAGATATTTCCCGTCAAGATATCGCCTTCCAAATCGCACTGGCGCTACGGGACGAAGTGCTCGACTTGGAGCGTCACGGCCTGAAAATTATCCAAATCGACGAGCCGGCGTTTCGCGAAGGGTTGCCGCTGAAAGAGGAAGACCAGCAGCAGTACACAGAGTGGGCGGTGAACGCGTTTCGCCTCGCGTCGAGTGCGGTCAAAGACGAGACGCAAATTCATACGCACATGTGCTACAGCGAGTTCGCAGAGACGATTGCAGCGATTGACGCGCTCCAAGCAGACGTCATTTCCATTGAGGCATCTCGTAGCCACGGAGAACTGATCGCGACGTTTGAACAGTACGACTACCCGCGGCAAATCGGGTTAGGCGTGTACGATATTCACAGCCCGCAAGTGCCAGCACAGGAAGAAATCGTGCAGACGATCTTACGCTCCATCCGCGTGATCGCGTCGGAGCAGTTCTGGGTCAACCCCGACTGCGGGTTGAAGACGCGCCGCGAGGAAGAGGTTGTGCCGGCATTAGAGAACCTCGTCAAGGCGACGCGGCGGGTTAGACAGAAATTGGGGCTTGAGCAGAACGAAATACCGATCGGTGGGAGGTAA
- a CDS encoding aminotransferase class I/II-fold pyridoxal phosphate-dependent enzyme: MHIETTLCQAGVDREERTGAVSYPLYLSTAYRHPAIGESTGFDYARTANPTRQQVEQVLAELEGGCRALAFSSGMAAIHALQSLFSSGDEIITPLDLYGGTYRLFATTFRQAGIVVKTVDLREAGAVAAAMTSRTKAVFLETPSNPLMHVIDIAAVAAIAKAHGAWTIVDNTFLTPYVQQPLALGADLVVHSATKYLSGHNDVLAGALVCTDEALGEQLHAVQNATGAVLSPFDSWLLLRGLKTLALRMARHESNAKHVVRFLRQHPLVTDVYYPQVYRSPDALKKQTLGQRQPHGMPSTEEAVFVDWRDHPMGRATISSEKPLFSNESLSAGGDFSTDETDDLYRCGGGMISFKVRDRRLIPHILQQLQVIAFAESLGGVESFMTYPTTQTHADVPEEVRERIGVSDDLLRLSVGIEHVDDLCADLAQAFAFAERCSPRGV; this comes from the coding sequence ATGCACATTGAGACGACGCTCTGCCAAGCGGGGGTCGACAGGGAGGAACGCACTGGAGCGGTCAGTTATCCACTCTACCTCTCAACGGCTTACCGGCATCCGGCAATTGGGGAAAGTACCGGATTCGATTATGCCCGCACGGCAAATCCGACGCGGCAGCAGGTTGAACAAGTACTCGCCGAATTAGAAGGTGGCTGTCGCGCGTTGGCGTTTAGTTCCGGGATGGCGGCCATTCACGCCTTGCAAAGCTTGTTTTCTTCCGGCGACGAGATCATCACTCCGCTCGATTTGTACGGCGGCACATATCGGTTGTTTGCAACGACTTTTCGCCAAGCGGGGATCGTCGTGAAAACAGTTGACCTGCGCGAGGCCGGGGCAGTGGCAGCGGCGATGACGTCGCGGACGAAAGCCGTGTTTTTAGAGACGCCGTCCAATCCGCTCATGCACGTCATTGACATTGCAGCTGTGGCGGCTATCGCCAAAGCGCACGGCGCGTGGACGATTGTCGACAACACTTTTTTGACGCCGTACGTACAGCAACCGCTCGCGCTCGGGGCGGATCTCGTCGTCCACAGCGCGACGAAGTACTTGAGTGGTCACAACGACGTGTTAGCTGGTGCGTTAGTTTGCACGGACGAGGCTCTCGGCGAACAACTACACGCGGTGCAAAATGCGACAGGTGCCGTACTCAGTCCGTTTGACAGCTGGCTGTTGTTGCGGGGGTTAAAAACGTTGGCACTGCGCATGGCGCGCCATGAAAGTAACGCGAAACATGTGGTTCGCTTTTTACGACAGCACCCACTAGTGACGGACGTGTACTATCCGCAAGTGTACCGTTCGCCAGATGCATTAAAGAAGCAGACGTTGGGGCAAAGACAGCCGCATGGCATGCCTTCGACAGAGGAGGCGGTTTTTGTCGATTGGCGGGATCACCCCATGGGGCGGGCGACCATCTCGAGTGAGAAGCCGCTTTTCTCGAACGAGTCGTTGAGCGCAGGAGGTGACTTCTCCACCGACGAGACAGACGACCTTTACCGATGCGGCGGTGGCATGATTTCGTTCAAGGTTCGCGATCGGCGGCTCATCCCACACATTTTACAGCAGCTGCAGGTGATCGCTTTTGCGGAAAGCTTAGGTGGGGTGGAAAGTTTTATGACGTATCCAACGACGCAGACGCACGCTGACGTCCCGGAGGAGGTGCGCGAACGCATCGGCGTGAGTGACGATTTGTTACGCCTCTCGGTCGGGATCGAACACGTGGACGATCTGTGTGCCGATTTGGCGCAAGCTTTTGCCTTTGCCGAGCGGTGTTCTCCACGAGGGGTTTAG
- a CDS encoding trans-sulfuration enzyme family protein, which produces MDFATKLVHNRASVDPVTGAAGVPIYLASTYAQDVDQLDQLNKLNLPNQQGAFRLDQRGGSNTYDYARSGNPTRHALEEVIAELEGGEAGFAFSSGMAAISTVLLGFSSGDHLVVSADVYGGTYRLIDQVLPRFGMTASFVDTTDIASVRAAIRPETKAIYVETPSNPLLKTTDLRAISALGQGRGLLTIVDNTFLTPYYQRPLALGCDIVVHSATKFLSGHSDVVAGLVVSNDAAWTAKIAYLQNALGAVLGVQDCWLVLRGLKTLKARLDLSTIHAQQLAEWLGKQEWVRRVYYPGLQNHPGHELAERQTSGFGAVLSFEVARDEHVRALLKQTKLPLVGVSLGAVESILTHPATMSHAAMPVADRVQRGISERLLRLSVGLEDPRDLKKDIIQAIRSDHDEYSRARIAREA; this is translated from the coding sequence ATGGATTTCGCCACAAAGTTGGTGCACAACCGCGCCAGTGTCGATCCGGTGACAGGGGCAGCGGGAGTACCTATCTATTTAGCGTCGACGTATGCGCAAGACGTTGACCAACTCGACCAGCTCAACAAACTCAACCTGCCGAATCAACAAGGTGCGTTCCGGCTGGACCAACGCGGAGGGTCTAACACGTACGACTATGCGCGGTCGGGCAATCCGACGCGTCACGCGCTCGAAGAAGTGATTGCCGAGTTAGAAGGGGGTGAGGCTGGGTTTGCCTTTTCTTCGGGGATGGCAGCTATTTCTACGGTGCTTTTAGGCTTTTCTAGCGGCGATCACCTCGTCGTTTCCGCTGACGTTTACGGAGGGACGTACCGGCTCATTGACCAAGTGTTACCACGCTTCGGCATGACGGCGAGTTTTGTCGACACGACTGACATCGCCAGTGTGCGCGCAGCGATTCGCCCCGAGACGAAGGCGATCTATGTGGAGACGCCGTCTAACCCGCTGTTGAAGACGACGGACCTTCGCGCGATCAGTGCGCTGGGTCAGGGGAGAGGCTTACTGACAATTGTCGACAATACGTTTTTGACACCGTACTATCAACGGCCCCTCGCCTTAGGATGCGACATCGTCGTACACAGTGCGACGAAGTTCCTCTCCGGACACAGCGATGTCGTCGCGGGGTTAGTCGTTAGTAACGACGCCGCTTGGACAGCGAAAATCGCTTATTTGCAAAACGCGCTCGGCGCAGTGTTAGGGGTACAAGACTGTTGGTTAGTGCTAAGAGGATTAAAAACGTTAAAGGCGAGGTTAGACTTATCGACCATACACGCGCAGCAATTAGCGGAGTGGCTAGGTAAGCAGGAGTGGGTGCGGCGCGTGTACTACCCCGGTTTGCAAAACCACCCGGGACACGAACTGGCGGAGCGTCAGACGAGTGGTTTCGGGGCCGTACTCTCGTTTGAGGTGGCACGCGACGAACACGTGCGGGCACTACTGAAACAGACGAAGCTTCCCCTCGTCGGTGTCAGCCTTGGGGCGGTTGAAAGTATTTTGACACATCCAGCGACGATGTCTCATGCCGCGATGCCAGTGGCGGATCGGGTACAGCGCGGTATTAGTGAGCGGCTGCTGCGGCTGTCGGTCGGGTTAGAAGATCCGCGGGATTTAAAGAAAGATATTATTCAAGCGATAAGGAGTGATCACGATGAGTATTCACGTGCACGGATTGCGCGAGAAGCTTAG
- a CDS encoding iron-containing alcohol dehydrogenase, which translates to MYDFFMPNVNYFGRGSVKITGERCKILGAKKALIVTDRFLRNLEGGPVDQVTASLQEAGIAFAFYDGVEPNPKDTNVQDGLKIYEAEKCDLILTVGGGSAHDCGKGIGIAATHDGDLYEDYAGIETLENPLPPIVCVNTTAGTASEVTRHCVITNTKKKIKFVVVSWRNTPLVSINDPELMVGKPPALTAATGMDALTHAVESYVSLGANPVTDASAIQAIKLISNNLRQAVAYGKNIDARENMAHASLLAGMAFNNAGLGYVHAMAHQLGGLYDIPHGVANAVLLPHVVKFNIISNPQKFADIAEFMGENIEGLSTIEAADKAIDAIKRLSTDVNIPANLRALGVKEEDFEYMAKMALQDGNAFSNPIQGKEQDIIDIFKATY; encoded by the coding sequence ATGTACGATTTCTTTATGCCCAACGTAAACTATTTCGGTCGAGGATCTGTAAAAATTACCGGTGAACGATGTAAAATTCTCGGAGCGAAGAAAGCGTTAATCGTCACGGATCGCTTTTTGCGCAATCTCGAAGGTGGGCCAGTCGATCAAGTAACAGCCTCACTACAAGAAGCTGGAATCGCTTTCGCTTTCTACGATGGAGTCGAGCCCAACCCGAAAGATACGAACGTACAAGACGGTTTAAAAATATACGAAGCAGAAAAATGCGACCTCATTTTGACTGTCGGCGGCGGCAGTGCCCACGACTGCGGGAAAGGGATCGGGATCGCTGCCACGCACGACGGCGATTTGTACGAAGACTATGCTGGCATTGAGACGCTGGAAAACCCGCTTCCGCCGATCGTTTGCGTAAACACGACAGCCGGCACGGCGAGTGAAGTGACGCGCCACTGCGTCATCACGAACACGAAGAAGAAGATTAAATTCGTCGTCGTCAGCTGGAGAAACACCCCCCTCGTATCCATTAACGACCCTGAGTTAATGGTGGGAAAACCGCCGGCACTAACCGCGGCTACCGGGATGGATGCATTAACCCACGCCGTGGAATCGTACGTCTCGCTCGGGGCGAACCCGGTAACAGACGCTTCCGCCATTCAAGCGATTAAACTCATTTCCAACAACTTGCGCCAGGCGGTCGCCTACGGGAAAAACATCGATGCCCGCGAAAACATGGCCCACGCCTCACTACTCGCCGGAATGGCCTTTAACAACGCCGGCCTCGGCTACGTACACGCGATGGCTCACCAGTTAGGCGGACTGTACGATATCCCGCACGGCGTCGCTAACGCCGTCCTCTTGCCGCACGTCGTGAAGTTCAACATTATCTCGAACCCGCAGAAATTCGCTGACATCGCCGAGTTTATGGGGGAAAACATCGAAGGGTTATCTACGATTGAAGCGGCGGACAAAGCGATCGACGCGATTAAGCGCTTGTCGACAGACGTCAATATTCCAGCAAACTTGCGCGCGTTAGGCGTCAAAGAAGAGGACTTTGAATATATGGCAAAAATGGCGCTGCAAGACGGTAATGCCTTTAGCAACCCGATTCAAGGGAAAGAGCAAGACATTATCGACATCTTCAAAGCAACGTATTAA